GGGCGGCAGTTGTGTCATCCTAACCGACGAGCCCCGTCCGGACAACAACGCCGATTCACCTTGCCCCGCGCTCCCGGAAGTTTCACAATGTCCCCCGGCGCGGTGGTGGACACTTATACCCCATAGGAGTGCCCATGACCGACCTCGCCCGCCGCCTGTTCGGGGACGACGCGCCCCCGAAGCGGTTCGCCCTGATCGTCGATCTGGACGAAACCCTCTGCACGGCGTTCGCGTGCCCGATCCGGGCCGGGATCGACGTCCTCGCCCGGATCGATCGCCTGAAGGTGGAAGTTCATTACGTGACCGCGCGGACGGAGGTATCGCGGAAAGGGACCGAGCAGTTCATCGGCGACCACCGCCTACCCGGGTGGCGGAACCTGCACCTGTCCCCGACCGTCATCGGCTCGCGGGAGCACAAGCTGAAGGTCCACGCCCGGCTCGCCCGCGAGTTCCGCGTGATCGCCAGCATCGGCGACTCATTCGAGGAGGCGGAAGCATCGGCCGCGGCCGGCATCCCGTTCGTCCCGGTGGACGTCGAGAACCCGGTGCAGGCGTGGGTTACCCTTACCCTGTTGATAGAGGAAGCCGGCGGCTTCGTGCGGGAGTGACCGAGCGGGTGTTCCCGAACGGCAGGACGGTTCCGGGCGGGTGTCCCCGGGCTCCCGCCCGGGTCTACGTTAGGCCGCCCCGGAGGGGCGGGAAAACCCCCTGCTTCGGTTGTTGTGCTGCGGGTCGGTTTACTCTTCCGCCCCTCCGGGGCGGCCTAACGTAGACCCGGGCGGGAGCCCGGGGACGCCGGGCGGTGACAATACGTATCCCTGTGGGCCGAGAACCCTGTAACCATGCCCCTGCCCGAAGGTACGAAACCGCTGACCGTGTCCGCCTTGACCAACGCGGTCAAGTTGCGCGTGGAGGAGAATTTCCCCGGCGTCTGGGTGACGGGCGAGGTGGCGAACCTCGTCCGGGCAGCCTCCGGGCACATTTACTTCACGCTCAAGGACGCCGGGGCGACGCTGAAATGCGCGATGTTCCGCGGGTTCGCCCTGCGGCTCCGGTTCGATCCGAAGGACGGGATGAGCGTGAACGCCCGGGGCGGTATCACCGTCTACCCGCCCCGCGGCGAGTACCAGCTTGTTGTGGAGGAATTGCTCCCCAAAGGCGTCGGCGCGGCCGAGCTGGCCCTGCGGCAACTCAAGGAAAAGCTGCTCGCCAAGGGGTATTTCGATCCAAAGCGGAAGAAGCCGCTGCCCCGGTTCCCCCGCCGCATCGCCCTGGTCGCCAGCGCGACCGGAGCCGCGATCCGCGACATGCTCGAAATCCTCACCACCCGGTGGCCCCTGGCGGACGTGGTCGTCCGGCCGAGCCGCGTCCAGGGGGCGGGCGCGGCCGAGGATGTGGCCGCGTCCGTCCGCCTGCTCAACCGCCTGCACCGGCTGAACCACCTCCCGCTCGACGCCATCGTGATCGGCCGCGGCGGCGGCAGTTCCGAAGACCTGGCCGCGTTCAACGAGGAGATCGTCGCGGACGCGATCCACGACTCGACGGTGCCGGTCGTCTCCGCGGTCGGCCACGAGATCGACGTGAGCGTGGCCGACCTCGTGGCCGACTACCGCGCGCTGACGCCGTCGCAGGCGATCACCGCGCTGACGCCCGACCGCCGCGAGTTAATGGACGGCCTGGCCGACTTCACCGACCGCCTACGGGAGGCGGTAGTCCACCGGGTCGAACTCGGCCGCCAGCGGGTCGACCAACTCGCGGCCCGGCCTGCTCTCCGGAAGCCGCTCGAACGAGTCCGCGAACTGGAACAGAAGCTCGACGACACGGCCGCCCGCCTGCTCCGCGCGGCCAACCTTTCGGTCCGACGGAGCGGCGATCAGCTCGCCGCAACGGCCGAACGGCTGGAGGGCCTCAGCCCCCTGAACGTCCTCCGCCGCGGGTACAGCCTGACGCGGACCGCCGACGGCGACCAGCTGATCCGCGACGCCAGCACCGTCCGCCCCGGCGACCGGATCGTGACGCGCCTGGCTGGCGGGGAGATATTGTCTGAAGTCGTCAGGTCCGAAGTCGTCAAGTCATCAAGTCATCAAGTCATCAAGTCGGAAGACACCGACCCGAGCCCCGATTAGTTCGTTGACACGCGACACCCGGCGTCATTTCCAGGGTTTTCGACTCGAAGACTTGATGACCTGACGACTTGATGATTCATTCTCAGAGGACGGCATGCCCGATCAGGAACCCAAACTGAGATTCGAGCAGGCGCTCGGCGAACTCGAGCGCATCCTCCGCGATCTGGAGGACGGCACGACCACGCTCGAAGACGCCCTCGCGCGGTACGAGCGGGGCGTCGGGTTGCTGAAGCAGTGTTACGCGCAACTCCGCGACGCCGAGCAGAAGATCCGCCAACTCTCGGGCCTGACCGAAGACGGCAAGCCGGAACTCAAGCCGTTCGAGCACACGGCCGCCGTCGAAAAATCGAAGCCCCCGGCCCGCCGCCCGAAGCCGCCGGAGCCTCCCCCGGAAAACGGCGACGAGGCACCGTTTTAAGTCGGCACCTCGTCGAGAGGTTTGGTCGCACCGTCGATATCGGATTCATCCGGCTGTTGTTCCCGCTGACGCTGTCGGTATTCGTCTCATTCCCGGGCCCGCCGGGCGGCCTCTTCGGCTTGTTGCCGGTCGATTTCCTCCTGCTGCCGGCGGAGTTCCGCGGCGGCCTGCTGTTGCCGGAGGTCGTCTTCCTGTCGCCGCTGTTCGGCGGCTTCGGCTTGCTGGCGGTTGATCTCCTCTTGCTGTCGGCGGAGTTCGGCGGCCGCTTGCTGCTGCCGGAGGTCGTCTTCACACCGCTGTCGCTCCGCCGCCTCGGCTTGCTGGCGGTTGATCTCCTCTTGTTGCCGCTGCATCTCGGCGGCGAGTTGCTGTTGCCGCTGTTCGTCCTCGCGTTGCTGCCGCTCCGCGGCTTCCGCCTCCCGGCGGTTGATTTCTTCTTGCTGTCGCTGCATCTCGGCGGCCGCTTGCTGTTGGCGGTTCGCCTCCTCTTGCTGCCGCTGCGCCTCGGCGGCGGGGTCGTCGTCGGCCCGGACCACGGCGGCCGACCCGAAGAGCCCCAAAGCGGCACACAAAGCCCACCGGCGGATCGATCGGAACATGGCGTGTCTCGCGTCCTGGTGTCGTGCGAAGGGTTTCTCGCGGACGTGCTCAGATAACCGGCCTCGTCGCGAGGGGCACTGTGAGCTATCCGTGCACTGAACGATGCCGCCGGGAAGGATTGCGCGGGGTGGGCCTGATGGGGTGCCTTCTATCACAATCTCTTCACGCTGCCACCCCCA
The Fimbriiglobus ruber genome window above contains:
- the xseA gene encoding exodeoxyribonuclease VII large subunit; translation: MPLPEGTKPLTVSALTNAVKLRVEENFPGVWVTGEVANLVRAASGHIYFTLKDAGATLKCAMFRGFALRLRFDPKDGMSVNARGGITVYPPRGEYQLVVEELLPKGVGAAELALRQLKEKLLAKGYFDPKRKKPLPRFPRRIALVASATGAAIRDMLEILTTRWPLADVVVRPSRVQGAGAAEDVAASVRLLNRLHRLNHLPLDAIVIGRGGGSSEDLAAFNEEIVADAIHDSTVPVVSAVGHEIDVSVADLVADYRALTPSQAITALTPDRRELMDGLADFTDRLREAVVHRVELGRQRVDQLAARPALRKPLERVRELEQKLDDTAARLLRAANLSVRRSGDQLAATAERLEGLSPLNVLRRGYSLTRTADGDQLIRDASTVRPGDRIVTRLAGGEILSEVVRSEVVKSSSHQVIKSEDTDPSPD
- a CDS encoding exodeoxyribonuclease VII small subunit translates to MPDQEPKLRFEQALGELERILRDLEDGTTTLEDALARYERGVGLLKQCYAQLRDAEQKIRQLSGLTEDGKPELKPFEHTAAVEKSKPPARRPKPPEPPPENGDEAPF